The Coffea arabica cultivar ET-39 chromosome 10e, Coffea Arabica ET-39 HiFi, whole genome shotgun sequence region TTTCTGCTCACCTCTTCTTTGTTCTTTGAGGATTGTAACAATTTAGTGCAGAATTTTGCAATCAAAGTTCATCTTATTCTAAAAGATATTCACCCTTAATCTCTTACACATTATAGTGGAATAATAAAACCTTAAGGAAAGTGAGTTGTAATGACGCCTTGATTTGAAGACTTCTCATTAGTTTTGCAGTCATTTTATAGTATTCTCTTTGTTGTTGTTCCAACACCTATTCTCCAATATCCGGATCTGTTATTAACTCAAGAGTAAACCTACCTGTACAGGCTCTGTAGTCCTGAATTCATATTGATCTGTTAACTCTGTACAGTGTCCCTTTCAACATAACTTAGtgaaaattaaccaaaaaaagaaaacgaaaattgaTCCGTCATCCTAACAATTCACGACTATTCTTAGCCCTTATGCATCTCCAGCCTCAAGCTCTTCTAGCAGTTTACGACTTTTTGCAGACATGAGATGAAGTCCATTTTGATCCACATCTGTAGCAGAATTCATAGCTGCAGCGACAAGTGATGTGAATACAACCCTCGATTTTTTCCACGTGCATTTTGCAACTAGGACATTTCTGCCAGCTTTTCTTCTTAGCGAGTAGCTTGAACAGACCATCATCCTTTCCTCCCTTCTTGGCATTCAGCTTCTGGAACTCCTTGCATTTAAATTCTGAATGCCATGGCACATGACATTGTGCACAGAATGATCTCCGGCATGCAGGACACTTTATCTCCTTTATGACTTCCCCAGAATCGTGTATCAACATGGCTGAACAATCACGGAAAGGACAGAACAATTTCTGAGAGTTGGGGATCAATGACTGACATAGGAACTCATCCCACTTAACCAGGACATCTTTCGGGATCATCAGCCTACATATGTTAAAATCTAATGTTGCCTTGCAATCTGCTCCTGGACAACTAATGATTTTCAAGTTGTCTTGGATCTTTGCCACAATATGCTGACTTGTGCATTCATAACAAAACGAATGGTCACAAGTATCATTTCTGAACATCTCCCAACTTTCTTTAGCTTCCATACATATTCCACAGAAGATTTGGGATGCATTATCCACATCATTATCAATCTTGACTTGCCTTGAATCCACGTCTTCTATCCTTCCTTGGCTAG contains the following coding sequences:
- the LOC113711144 gene encoding uncharacterized protein; this encodes MDSYYALLSSIHSNVSNFRQMLSNFGVSLYLQTIFIWSIPFIFFLLAATAPVWLLFSNKNVQKKKTIKKVPAGDPSETLHRKYNGNHVFDDSKYSMELQIQEVLLASLSSDTASTASSSSQGRIEDVDSRQVKIDNDVDNASQIFCGICMEAKESWEMFRNDTCDHSFCYECTSQHIVAKIQDNLKIISCPGADCKATLDFNICRLMIPKDVLVKWDEFLCQSLIPNSQKLFCPFRDCSAMLIHDSGEVIKEIKCPACRRSFCAQCHVPWHSEFKCKEFQKLNAKKGGKDDGLFKLLAKKKSWQKCPSCKMHVEKIEGCIHITCRCSYEFCYRCGSKWTSSHVCKKS